TACAAGCGACATAATTTCATATTCCATGAAAAATTAAAAGGAGGGAGCAACTCTTGATAGAAAAAATGAAGTTTTTAAGTATTACCGGTCCTAAGGAGGACATTGACCGGGTAGTTGACCAATACTTGTCAAAATATGAAATACACCTGGAAAATGCCTTATCTGAGCTCCGGACAGTAAAGGTTCTTCGTCCTTTTACTGATGCCAATCCATATAAAGATGTATGGCAGCGTTCTCTTCAGCTAAAGGAATTATTTCAGGGGGAAATATCAGGCGCTGTTCCTGATATGAATTTAGAGGAAGCTGTGAGAACTGTAGACGCCATCTATGCAAGTCTGGAAGAATTCCGCAGCAGACGTGCTGAGTTAGAAGCTTCTATTAAACAGATGGAGGAGTCTAAGGAACGCATCTCCCCATTTAAAGAGCTGAATTATAATTTAAGCTCTATTCTCCATTTTAAATATATTAAATTCAGATTTGGACGTATTTCTAAGGAATATTACGAAAAACTAAACAAATATGTTTATGATACCATTGACACCATGGTTTATAAGTGTCAGGAGGAGGACGACTATGTATGGATCGTATACTTTGTTCCAAAAACAATACGGAAGAAAATCGACGCTATATTTGCCTCCCTTCATTTTGAGCGGTACTATATACCAGATGAATATGAAGGCACTCCGTCTGAGGCCAACAGCATTTTAGAGGAGAAGCTGCAGCAGCAGAGAGATGAAATATCCAGCTTGAATCAACGGGAAGCCGCCTCTCTGGCCAAGCATAAAACTGAGGTTTTTGCCGCCGCAAAGCGTCTCACTACATTCTCAAATAATTTTAACGTGAGAAAGCTGGCCGCCTGCACGGCCCACGAAAAAGCTACCTTTTACATTTTATGCGGATGGATGAGCGCTGTGGATGCAGAGAAGTTTCAGAAGGAAATTGAAAAGGACTCTGATACCTTTTGTATTGTGGAGGATGACCATGAAAATTTAATCAGTCCCCCTCCCACCAAGCTGCGCAACCCAAAATTATTCCGTCCATTTGAAATGTTTATTCGCATGTACGGTCTTCCGTCTTATGATGAATTTGATCCTACTATGTTAGTCGGCCTGACCTATTCCTTTCTCTTTGGATTTATGTTTGGGGATGCCGGTCAGGGGCTATGCCTCTTAATAGGAGGATTTATTCTCTATAAAATGAAAAAAGCCAATTTGGCGGCTATTATTTCCTGCTGCGGCTTTTTCTCCACTATATTTGGATTTATGTTTGGAAGTATTTTTGGATTTGAAGATATAATAGAACCTGTATGGCTGCGGCCTGCAGAAGCTATGACCAACCTTCCCTTTATCGGTAAGCTGAACACTGTGTTTGTAGTGGCCATTGCCATTGGCATGGGAATCATTCTTCTCACTATGATTCTTAATATAAAAAACAGCTTAAAGCAAAAGGATTTGGAAAAGTCCTGGTTTGACACTAACGGCGCCGCAGGCTTTGTATTTTACGCCAGTATGACTGCTGTAATAACTTTGTTTATGACAGGCCGCGCGCTTCCTGCCGGTATTGTCATGGCAGTTATGTTTGTAATACCGCTTTTCATTATTTTCTTTAAAGAGCCTCTCACCGCTATTGTTGAGAAAAAAGCGGAAATTATGCCGGCTGAAAAAGGGATGTTTTTTGTCCAGGGATTTTTTGAGCTGTTTGAAGTGCTGCTCAGCTACTTTTCCAACACCTTGTCCTTTGTCCGTGTCGGAGCCTTTGCCGTCAGCCATGCAGCTATGATGCAGGTCGTTCTTATGTTAGCGGGAGCAGAATCAGGGGGCAGTCCCAACTGGATTATAGTTATTTTGGGCAACCTGTTTGTCTGCGGCATGGAAGGACTGATTGTAGGCATTCAGGTGCTTCGTCTGGAGTATTATGAGCTGTTCAGCCGTTTTTACCGTGGAAACGGCCGTGAATTCCGCCCATATGGAAAAGCTTAAAAATTACACTATATAAAGTAAAGGAGAAATCACTATGACATTATTAGTAAAAATTACATTATCTATTGCCCTTCTTTTAAGTATTGCCGTACCTTTCGGAGCATTTGCTGCTGGAGAAAAAACAAGGGGACGCTACAAAGTAGCTTTGGGCGTTAATACAGCCCTTTTCTTTGGCGTAATGCTTGTAGCCGCATTCCTTATGTTCAGTCAAACTGCATTTGCAGCTCCCGAGGCAGCCTCCGCAGTTTCCCAAAGCTCTGCCGGCCTTGGTTATCTGGCTGCTGCTCTTTCCACAGGTCTTTCCTGCGTAGGCGGCGGTATCGCCGTGTCAGCCGCTGCTTCTGCTGCTTTAGGCGCAATTAGTGAGGATTCTTCCATTCTGGGTAAATCCCTCATCTTCGTTGGTCTTGCCGAAGGTGTTTGTCTGTACGGTTTGATCATTTCCTTTATGATCTTAGGCCAGCTTTAATTTATGAAAATGTACTTAATCAGCGACAACATTGATACTTTAACTGGTATGAGACTAGCTGGAGTAGAAGGTGTTGTGGTTCACCAGGAACATGAATTGCAGGACGCACTAAATAAGGTTCTGGCCGATAAAGAGATTGGTATTGTGCTTCTTACAGAAAAGTTCGGAAGAGATTTCCCGGAAATTGTAAACAACGTCAAGCTGTCTTACAAGACCCCTTTGTTTGTAGAAATACCTGACCGCCACGGAACCGGCCGCAAGCCCAACTTTATTACTGATTACGTCAATGAAGCAATCGGATTAAAATTATAGGAAAGCAGGTGATTATCTTGACAACAGAGGAAAAATTACAGCATTTTCTGGATTTCTGTATGGAGGACTCCAGAGCCAGAAGCGCCAAATTAATAGATGAATACACTGCAGCCCTGGAAAAAACATTTGAGGAGCACCAGGCGGAAGCCAGGCAACGGGCCGCAATGCAGCTGCATCAGGAGCAGGAGCATATTAAACGGGAATGTAATAAGCGTCTTGCTATTGAACAGCTCCAGTTAAAACGAACCTTAGGCCAGAAAAACGAAGAATTAAAGGCTATGATAATAGTTGAGCTGAGAAACCGCCTGGCGGAATTTATGGATTCCCAGGAATATTTCCCTTTGCTGGAAAAGCAAATCAAAGAGGCAAAGGAGTTTGCAGGAGACCAGGAGCTGATTATTTACATGGACCCTGCAGACGAAAATAAAATTCCCAGACTGGCTTTACATCATAATGTAACTATAAAGCCTTGTGACCATTCCTTTTTAGGCGGTATAAAAGCAGAAATTCCATCCAGGAATATTTTAATTGACAACTCTTTCGCCACAAAGCTGGAGGAGGCTAAGCACAACTTTAAATTTGACATTCATCTGGAAGGAGGAGGAAATAATGGCTAAAACAGGAATCATCTACGGCATTAACGGCCCCATTATATACGTAAAAGACGATGTAGGCTTTCAGATGCATGAAATGGTTTATGTAGGCCGGGAGAATCTGGTAGGCGAGGTTATTAGTCTTTCCTCAGATTCCACCACCATCCAGGTATATGAGGAAACTACTGGAATCAAGCCCGGCGAAATTGTTACAGGCACAGGAGCCCCGGTCTCTGTAACCCTGGCCCCAGGTATTCTCAGCAATATTTTCGACGGCATTGAACGTCCTCTTCACGAAATCGCCAGAGAAGGCGGAATTTACATTAACCGTGGCATCAATATTGATTCTCTGGACACAGAGAAATTATGGGATACTCATATTGTAGTAAAGCAGGGACAGCACCTGTTTCCCGGCGCTATTATTGCGGAAGTGCCCGAGACAAGGGCCATTGTCC
The window above is part of the Lachnoclostridium edouardi genome. Proteins encoded here:
- a CDS encoding V-type ATP synthase subunit I, which translates into the protein MIEKMKFLSITGPKEDIDRVVDQYLSKYEIHLENALSELRTVKVLRPFTDANPYKDVWQRSLQLKELFQGEISGAVPDMNLEEAVRTVDAIYASLEEFRSRRAELEASIKQMEESKERISPFKELNYNLSSILHFKYIKFRFGRISKEYYEKLNKYVYDTIDTMVYKCQEEDDYVWIVYFVPKTIRKKIDAIFASLHFERYYIPDEYEGTPSEANSILEEKLQQQRDEISSLNQREAASLAKHKTEVFAAAKRLTTFSNNFNVRKLAACTAHEKATFYILCGWMSAVDAEKFQKEIEKDSDTFCIVEDDHENLISPPPTKLRNPKLFRPFEMFIRMYGLPSYDEFDPTMLVGLTYSFLFGFMFGDAGQGLCLLIGGFILYKMKKANLAAIISCCGFFSTIFGFMFGSIFGFEDIIEPVWLRPAEAMTNLPFIGKLNTVFVVAIAIGMGIILLTMILNIKNSLKQKDLEKSWFDTNGAAGFVFYASMTAVITLFMTGRALPAGIVMAVMFVIPLFIIFFKEPLTAIVEKKAEIMPAEKGMFFVQGFFELFEVLLSYFSNTLSFVRVGAFAVSHAAMMQVVLMLAGAESGGSPNWIIVILGNLFVCGMEGLIVGIQVLRLEYYELFSRFYRGNGREFRPYGKA
- a CDS encoding ATP synthase subunit C, whose translation is MTLLVKITLSIALLLSIAVPFGAFAAGEKTRGRYKVALGVNTALFFGVMLVAAFLMFSQTAFAAPEAASAVSQSSAGLGYLAAALSTGLSCVGGGIAVSAAASAALGAISEDSSILGKSLIFVGLAEGVCLYGLIISFMILGQL
- a CDS encoding V-type ATP synthase subunit F — protein: MKMYLISDNIDTLTGMRLAGVEGVVVHQEHELQDALNKVLADKEIGIVLLTEKFGRDFPEIVNNVKLSYKTPLFVEIPDRHGTGRKPNFITDYVNEAIGLKL
- a CDS encoding V-type ATP synthase subunit E, giving the protein MTTEEKLQHFLDFCMEDSRARSAKLIDEYTAALEKTFEEHQAEARQRAAMQLHQEQEHIKRECNKRLAIEQLQLKRTLGQKNEELKAMIIVELRNRLAEFMDSQEYFPLLEKQIKEAKEFAGDQELIIYMDPADENKIPRLALHHNVTIKPCDHSFLGGIKAEIPSRNILIDNSFATKLEEAKHNFKFDIHLEGGGNNG